In Scyliorhinus torazame isolate Kashiwa2021f chromosome 18, sScyTor2.1, whole genome shotgun sequence, the following are encoded in one genomic region:
- the LOC140395484 gene encoding urotensin-2 receptor, with product MATEADLPDWNLSTISTNVTATERLSTAGGSLEGLMVTCSIGTILSLMFIIGVVGNVYTLMVMCHSMRSAASMYVYIISLALADLLYLSTIPFIVCTYFVKGWYFGDIGCRILFSVDLLTMHASIFTLTVMSTERYLAVVKPLDTVKRSKSYRKAIAVVIWLTSLLLALPMIIIIKLIQIRGKYICAPTWDTHIFRIYMTVLFTTCILAPGMIIGYLYIRLARTYWLSQVTTFSDKQTKRSPNQKVLYMIFTIVLVFWACFLPFWVWQMIEHYQPPLPLSQKTRGHINYLMTCLTYSNSCINPFLYTLLTKNYKEYLGNQHRSFSNSSSFHGRNHRFKRSCRRSLSSSSQQYTESMTLSQISGSNNSSI from the coding sequence ATGGCTACTGAAGCTGACCTCCCAGACTGGAACCTCAGCACCATCTCCACCAACGTGACGGCCACCGAGCGGCTGTCCACAGCGGGAGGTTCGTTGGAGGGGTTAATGGTGACCTGCTCCATTGGAACCATCCTGTCCCTCATGTTCATCATCGGCGTGGTGGGCAATGTGTACACCCTGATGGTGATGTGCCACTCCATGCGCTCTGCCGCCTCCATGTACGTCTATATCATCAGCCTAGCGCTGGCGGACCTGCTCTACCTCTCCACCATCCCCTTCATCGTCTGCACCTACTTCGTGAAGGGCTGGTACTTCGGCGACATCGGCTGCCGGATCCTCTTCAGCGTTGACCTCCTCACCATGCACGCCAGCATCTTCACCCTGACGGTGATGAGCACCGAGCGCTACTTGGCCGTGGTCAAGCCCCTGGACACGGTCAAGAGGTCGAAAAGTTACAGGAAGGCCATCGCCGTGGTGATCTGGTTGACCTCCTTACTGCTGGCCTTGCCCATGATCATCATCATCAAGCTAATCCAAATCCGGGGCAAGTACATCTGCGCTCCCACCTGGGACACTCACATCTTTCGAATTTACATGACCGTCCTCTTCACCACCTGTATTTTAGCCCCTGGGATGATCATTGGCTACTTGTACATTAGGCTAGCCCGGACCTACTGGCTGTCCCAGGTGACCACTTTTAGCGATAAGCAAACCAAGCGCTCGCCCAACCAGAAGGTCCTCTACATGATCTTCACCATTGTCCTGGTCTTCTGGGCTTGCTTCCTGCCCTTCTGGGTCTGGCAGATGATCGAGCActatcagccccccctccccctgtcccagaAGACACGGGGTCACATCAACTACCTGATGACTTGCCTGACCTACAGCAACAGCTGCATCAACCCCTTCCTCTACACCCTGCTCACCAAGAACTACAAGGAGTACCTGGGCAATCAGCACCGGAGCTTCAGCAACAGCAGCTCCTTCCACGGGAGGAATCACCGCTTCAAGCGCTCCTGTCGCCGCTCGCTGTCCTCCAGCAGCCAGCAGTACACCGAGTCCATGACTCTCAGCCAGATCTCCGGCTCAAACAACAGCAGCATCTAG